From Brevibacillus marinus, a single genomic window includes:
- a CDS encoding TRAP transporter small permease — MAKIIHRLSDAADRCSRWAIVILFALVFVSVLYQVFSRYVLLSPFVSTTFPHIDFSRFNVSWMEELIRYLFVWIVFLGIGMVYKRKGHAQVAILTSFLSPRWKRRVTITVELINAGFFGLLLWKGYDMMGLTSGQLSPSLQINMAWVYLSILVCSLVCLLHSCAELSGKIARPAEQPAASSRQLADTKLGSEEQPQTKVSL, encoded by the coding sequence ATGGCGAAAATCATCCATAGGCTGAGCGATGCCGCAGATCGTTGTTCGCGCTGGGCGATTGTGATCCTGTTTGCGCTCGTCTTCGTCAGCGTTTTGTACCAGGTTTTTTCACGGTACGTCCTGCTGAGCCCATTTGTTTCCACCACCTTTCCGCACATCGATTTCTCCCGGTTCAATGTTTCGTGGATGGAAGAGTTGATTCGCTATTTGTTTGTCTGGATCGTATTTTTGGGGATCGGCATGGTGTACAAACGGAAAGGGCACGCCCAGGTAGCAATCTTGACTTCGTTCCTGTCGCCGCGTTGGAAGCGGCGGGTGACAATTACCGTCGAGCTGATCAATGCCGGCTTTTTCGGCCTGCTCTTGTGGAAAGGATATGACATGATGGGCTTGACCAGCGGGCAGCTCTCTCCCTCGCTGCAAATCAACATGGCCTGGGTGTATCTCTCCATCCTGGTGTGTTCGCTTGTCTGCCTGCTTCACAGCTGTGCGGAGCTGAGCGGAAAGATCGCCCGCCCCGCGGAGCAGCCGGCCGCATCCAGCCGCCAGCTAGCTGATACAAAGCTGGGCAGCGAAGAGCAGCCGCAAACGAAGGTTAGCCTGTAA
- a CDS encoding DctP family TRAP transporter solute-binding subunit: MSKRWRLWLIFVFASSLVGCGTSSTSTPPTQAGEGAAVGAGKAEFTFRLGHLQGTDHPYQKGAEKFRELLAEKTNGRIAVNIFPSSQLGNGRDQVEGLQLGTIHLHVGSVAPVANFAPKLNVLSLPYLFRDRGHAFQVLDGEIGQELSAELETKGIINLGFWENGWRHLTNDVRPIKTAADVSGLKVRVLESAAYVSYMKALGATPTPIPFGELYTALEQKVVDGQENPLAQIATNKFAEVQKYLTLNGHTYDAAVFLMSKTAYDQLPPDLQQAVREAAAEAAAYQRELSEQSEAEYLKQLKESGMQVEENPDLESFRKAAEPVYREIENSIGADLIKRVQETK; the protein is encoded by the coding sequence ATGAGCAAAAGGTGGAGGTTGTGGTTGATTTTCGTTTTTGCATCCAGCCTCGTCGGCTGCGGCACAAGCAGCACATCGACACCGCCGACGCAGGCTGGCGAGGGAGCGGCAGTGGGAGCAGGGAAAGCGGAATTCACGTTCCGCTTGGGCCACTTGCAGGGGACGGACCATCCGTATCAAAAAGGGGCGGAGAAGTTCCGCGAACTGCTGGCGGAAAAAACAAACGGTCGGATCGCAGTGAATATTTTCCCCAGCAGCCAATTGGGCAACGGGCGCGATCAGGTGGAAGGGCTGCAGCTGGGCACGATTCATCTGCACGTCGGCTCGGTCGCTCCGGTTGCCAACTTTGCGCCCAAGTTAAACGTGCTCAGTCTGCCGTATCTGTTCCGCGACCGCGGGCACGCGTTTCAGGTGTTGGACGGAGAGATTGGCCAGGAACTGTCGGCTGAGCTGGAGACCAAAGGGATCATCAATCTCGGATTCTGGGAAAACGGCTGGCGCCATCTGACCAACGACGTGCGGCCGATCAAGACAGCGGCGGACGTCAGCGGGTTGAAAGTCCGCGTCCTGGAATCCGCCGCCTACGTTTCTTACATGAAGGCATTGGGAGCAACCCCTACGCCGATTCCTTTTGGCGAGCTGTATACGGCGCTGGAGCAGAAGGTGGTAGACGGGCAGGAAAATCCGCTGGCGCAAATCGCAACCAACAAATTCGCGGAAGTTCAAAAATATCTTACGCTAAATGGCCACACCTATGACGCAGCGGTGTTTCTGATGAGCAAAACGGCCTACGACCAGCTTCCGCCCGATTTGCAGCAGGCCGTAAGGGAAGCGGCAGCCGAGGCGGCCGCCTATCAGCGGGAGCTGTCCGAACAGTCGGAAGCGGAATACCTCAAGCAGTTGAAAGAGAGCGGGATGCAGGTCGAAGAGAACCCTGACCTAGAGTCGTTCCGCAAGGCCGCTGAACCGGTGTACCGGGAAATAGAGAATTCGATTGGCGCGGATTTGATCAAGCGCGTGCAGGAGACAAAGTAA
- a CDS encoding TRAP transporter large permease: MVLSVTLLLFVLMLIGVPIAISLSLAAVGGLLASAELIPLTVVAQRLFTSIDSFPLLAILFFMLAGELMMVGTMAERITQFAFACVGWLRAGLAQVSTLACMFFAGISGSGAADTAAVGKMMIPLMEKKGYDKGFAASTVATSGTIAVVIPPSIPMIVYGVTAGVSIGTLFVSGIIPGILIGLSIMGLNYFLARKKGYDKERGTFRWQAFGQAFKQGIWALLLPVIIIVGIRGGVFTPTESAAVAAAYAFVVGKFIYRDVTWRDLPAVFIRAATMTAMVVFIIAGANLFGWLFAAEQVPQQLASLILNLTDNKYLVLLLVNIVLLIAGCFLNASAAITILTPLFLPLVMGVGIDPVFFGLVMVVNLSIGLITPPVGLDLFIVQGISNISFDQLIRGILPFIFVLVVDLMLITYVPQLSMWLPALLGT, translated from the coding sequence ATGGTTTTGTCGGTTACGCTGCTGTTGTTCGTGCTGATGCTGATCGGTGTGCCGATTGCGATCTCCCTGTCGCTGGCCGCCGTCGGCGGACTGCTGGCGAGCGCTGAGCTGATCCCGCTGACCGTTGTCGCCCAGCGCTTGTTCACCTCGATCGACTCGTTTCCCCTGCTGGCCATCTTGTTCTTCATGCTGGCAGGGGAGTTGATGATGGTGGGGACGATGGCCGAACGGATTACCCAATTCGCTTTTGCCTGCGTCGGCTGGCTGCGGGCAGGACTGGCCCAAGTCTCGACGCTCGCCTGCATGTTTTTCGCCGGCATCTCCGGCTCGGGGGCAGCCGATACAGCGGCCGTCGGGAAAATGATGATCCCGTTGATGGAGAAAAAGGGGTATGACAAAGGATTCGCCGCTTCCACGGTGGCTACTTCAGGCACGATTGCGGTGGTCATTCCGCCAAGCATTCCGATGATCGTGTACGGCGTCACCGCCGGTGTGTCGATTGGCACGCTGTTTGTCTCCGGGATCATCCCCGGCATCCTCATCGGACTGTCGATCATGGGATTAAACTATTTCCTTGCCCGAAAAAAAGGGTATGATAAAGAGAGAGGAACGTTTCGTTGGCAGGCGTTTGGGCAGGCGTTCAAACAGGGGATCTGGGCGCTGCTCCTGCCGGTGATCATCATTGTCGGGATCCGCGGCGGGGTGTTTACACCGACCGAATCAGCGGCGGTTGCCGCCGCCTACGCCTTTGTCGTCGGAAAGTTCATCTATCGCGACGTAACGTGGCGTGATTTGCCGGCAGTCTTTATCAGAGCGGCCACGATGACCGCGATGGTCGTCTTTATCATCGCGGGGGCCAACCTGTTTGGCTGGCTGTTTGCCGCCGAACAAGTACCGCAGCAGTTGGCGTCGTTGATCCTGAACTTGACCGATAACAAATACTTGGTGCTGCTCTTGGTCAACATCGTCCTGCTGATCGCCGGATGCTTTTTAAACGCTTCGGCGGCGATCACCATTCTGACTCCGCTGTTTTTGCCGCTGGTGATGGGAGTCGGCATCGATCCGGTCTTCTTCGGATTGGTGATGGTCGTGAACTTGTCGATCGGGCTGATTACGCCGCCGGTGGGACTTGATTTGTTCATTGTCCAGGGAATTTCCAATATTTCCTTTGATCAACTGATTCGCGGGATTCTCCCTTTCATTTTCGTGCTCGTGGTCGATCTGATGTTAATTACGTACGTTCCCCAGCTATCGATGTGGCTCCCGGCGCTGCTTGGAACCTAG
- a CDS encoding PH domain-containing protein, whose protein sequence is MEPSKIHLAGSGRGIGALAGGRRLPWMGRGCSRSANSSGCFPRACCRPGFARFSGHAGGAIELVFRSKVDKFFVAVISISVLLILAVCLIPLFFDHGRTTTDTIIVLSLCMLSIGFVLWPAFSIQYVFYPDHLLVKGGPFRSKIPYETITKVSPTREIFTGYRLLSAKDGLEIFYTSALFGSVKISPQDSELFIAELKKRCPNMQIDRELI, encoded by the coding sequence TTGGAACCTAGCAAGATACACCTGGCGGGGAGCGGACGGGGGATTGGCGCGCTCGCAGGGGGGCGCCGCCTGCCGTGGATGGGTCGCGGTTGCTCCCGATCCGCCAACTCGTCCGGCTGCTTTCCTCGCGCTTGTTGCCGACCGGGGTTCGCCCGCTTTAGCGGTCATGCAGGAGGTGCAATCGAATTGGTGTTCCGTTCCAAAGTCGACAAATTTTTTGTAGCCGTCATATCTATCAGCGTATTGCTGATACTTGCTGTTTGTTTGATTCCTTTGTTTTTCGATCATGGAAGAACAACGACGGACACGATCATCGTGCTGTCCTTGTGTATGTTATCAATCGGGTTTGTTTTGTGGCCGGCCTTTTCCATTCAATACGTCTTCTATCCTGACCACCTGTTGGTAAAAGGTGGACCGTTTAGAAGTAAAATTCCCTATGAAACGATAACCAAGGTATCGCCCACAAGAGAGATTTTTACGGGCTATCGCTTGTTATCAGCAAAAGATGGTCTGGAAATATTTTATACATCAGCACTCTTCGGAAGCGTAAAGATTTCGCCACAAGACAGCGAGCTCTTTATCGCTGAACTAAAGAAACGGTGCCCGAACATGCAAATTGATCGGGAATTGATCTAA